A single Candidatus Chlorobium masyuteum DNA region contains:
- a CDS encoding NAD(P)/FAD-dependent oxidoreductase, whose protein sequence is MHKVLILGGGIGGVAAAIALRKQGVAVELVSERDYLFIYPLAIWIPTGGAQFRDIGIPLSKLARKHGFSLTIDKVIALDSERKTVTLEKTGVRDSAAFVVIALGASKMKHDGIEHTTSICGKPEDSLVLKAKIEALIERGSGSIAFGFGGNPNDPSAVRGGPGFELFFNLHHHLTKLGIRERFEMTFFAPMAEPGARMGKRAFSAMAAMFEADNFTTRYGKKISRFEPDGIVFEDRSRLKSDLCMFIPASDGHETVRRSNLPQNSAGFIRIDDYCRIEGVRGWYAVGDAAALEGPEWKAKQGHLAELMAHNAAVNASVEHFGRKEKMRGYQDHLNILCVMDTGDGAGFVFKNSKRELFIPLPVVGHWLKKSWGHYYKLSKLWL, encoded by the coding sequence ATGCATAAGGTGCTGATTCTGGGTGGAGGCATTGGCGGAGTTGCTGCTGCCATCGCACTTCGTAAACAAGGTGTTGCGGTTGAGCTGGTTTCCGAGCGGGACTATCTTTTTATCTATCCATTGGCGATCTGGATACCAACAGGAGGAGCACAGTTCAGGGATATCGGGATTCCGTTATCAAAACTGGCCAGAAAACACGGGTTTTCACTCACCATCGACAAGGTCATCGCTCTCGATAGCGAACGGAAAACCGTCACTCTTGAGAAAACAGGTGTTCGTGATTCGGCGGCTTTTGTTGTGATCGCTCTTGGCGCATCCAAAATGAAACACGATGGCATTGAGCATACCACTTCTATTTGCGGCAAACCGGAAGATTCACTGGTGCTCAAAGCAAAGATTGAAGCGCTGATCGAACGGGGAAGCGGCAGCATTGCATTCGGATTTGGCGGCAATCCAAACGATCCAAGCGCAGTTCGTGGCGGTCCGGGATTTGAGCTCTTTTTCAACTTGCACCATCACCTTACAAAACTCGGTATCAGAGAGCGGTTTGAGATGACCTTCTTTGCTCCCATGGCCGAGCCGGGTGCACGAATGGGCAAGAGGGCGTTTTCGGCAATGGCGGCCATGTTTGAAGCTGACAATTTTACCACCCGTTACGGGAAAAAAATCAGCCGTTTTGAACCGGATGGTATTGTGTTTGAGGATCGGAGCAGGCTGAAAAGCGACCTCTGCATGTTTATTCCAGCCAGTGACGGGCATGAGACCGTCAGGAGATCGAACCTGCCCCAAAACAGTGCAGGGTTCATTCGCATCGACGATTACTGCCGGATAGAGGGGGTCAGGGGATGGTATGCAGTCGGTGATGCAGCAGCTCTTGAAGGCCCGGAGTGGAAAGCAAAGCAGGGGCATCTGGCCGAATTAATGGCACACAATGCCGCCGTTAATGCTTCAGTAGAGCATTTCGGCAGGAAGGAAAAGATGAGAGGGTATCAGGATCATTTGAATATTCTCTGCGTGATGGATACGGGGGACGGCGCCGGATTTGTCTTCAAAAACAGCAAAAGAGAGCTTTTTATTCCTTTGCCGGTTGTTGGACACTGGCTGAAAAAAAGCTGGGGCCACTACTATAAACTCTCCAAACTCTGGCTCTGA
- a CDS encoding OsmC family protein has translation MKNEMIVTFGGGKKVDAEFNGFTIHTDQAEYAGGEGSAPEPFSLFLASIGTCAGIFVLSFCQSRGIATDKIRIVQTHVVKESGRGIGKIEIAIELPEDFPEKYRDAVISAANLCAVKRHIMEPPEFVVTAVTR, from the coding sequence ATGAAAAACGAAATGATTGTAACATTCGGCGGTGGCAAAAAGGTTGATGCCGAGTTTAACGGGTTTACCATTCACACTGATCAGGCTGAATATGCCGGCGGAGAGGGTTCCGCACCCGAGCCTTTTTCCCTTTTTCTTGCCTCAATCGGCACCTGTGCCGGGATATTCGTTTTATCCTTCTGCCAGAGCAGGGGTATAGCCACTGATAAGATCCGGATTGTTCAGACTCATGTTGTCAAAGAGTCGGGACGCGGTATAGGGAAAATCGAAATCGCCATTGAACTGCCTGAAGATTTCCCTGAGAAATACAGGGATGCCGTTATCAGTGCAGCCAATCTCTGTGCGGTAAAAAGGCACATCATGGAGCCGCCTGAATTTGTCGTGACAGCGGTTACACGATAA
- a CDS encoding efflux RND transporter permease subunit, which yields MNEGIAGKLAKQFINSKITPLLMVASLLVGIMATFMTPREEEPQIVVPMVDLYIPYPGAAPAEVEARVAKPIERTLTEIPGVDYVYSTSMPDFALVTVRYKVGEDAERSMVKLWSTLMKNMDKMPPGVQFPLMKKVSIDDVPVLNLTFWSKTKSPYELRQSAVTVADELKKISNIGDVEIKGGLKRQVKIELNKAKLQQFNVSPMQIARQIQQGNSQMTSGDFKQMNEELVVRSGKFLESAEEVSNIVVGIYGSAPVYLRDVATIVDGPEEVNNYNFFGWAAAAPKGSVSGEYPAVTLTVAKRKGGDASVLADKVMSRVDGLRKTVIPSGITVTETRNYGATASEKVFTLLEHLLMAVVAVTIVVGFFLGWRGALVVLASVPITFALTLLIYYLLDYSLNRVTLFALIFVTGIVVDDSIIIAENIHRHFAMKRQPKLQAAITAINEVGNPTILATFTVIAAVLPMVFVSGLMGPYMSPMPIGASLAMIFSLLVALIATPWLSYRLLKTEEGHHEEYDITKTGYYKLFNNILSPFIESSFKRWLAFGVVGLMLVGAIALVPLKAVQMKMLPFDNKNEFQVVIDMPDGTSLEQTARVAKEVASYLKTVPEVESYQYYVGTNAPINFNGLVRHYYLRQKANMADIQVNLVHKGDRKAQSHDIAKRVRADVQKIALRYNGNAKIVEIPPGPPVLSTLVAEIYGPSQEQQIALAKQVKKVFEETPGVVDVDFLVEEDQKVYNLVVNKERAAFRGVSAEQIAQTLRMSLAGMDVGVLHTDKQLDPVAIQVRLPQSGRTSLQDLSGIFVQSQGMGTLTTRLRAGQMIPLSELVTVQEKIQDKSIYRKDLRRVVYVTADVAGATESPVYAMLDMDKKIEKLKLPGGYSISPLYTGSGVSDDKLSMKWDGEWQITFEVFRDLGTAFAVVLVIIYLLIIGWFQSFKTPLIMMIAIPLSLVGIIPGHWLHGAFFTATSMIGMIALAGIMVRNSVLLIDFIQIRRAEGADLKQAVIESAAVRTRPIILTSGAVVIGSVVMLFDPIFQGLAISLIWGGVLSTILTLVVVPLVYYMAEKKSTVTVKNKSK from the coding sequence ATGAATGAAGGTATTGCCGGTAAACTTGCAAAACAGTTTATCAATTCAAAGATAACGCCGCTCTTGATGGTGGCATCGCTTCTGGTGGGCATCATGGCGACGTTTATGACGCCGCGTGAAGAGGAGCCTCAGATTGTGGTGCCGATGGTTGATCTCTATATACCCTATCCCGGTGCAGCACCTGCAGAGGTTGAAGCCCGCGTGGCCAAGCCGATAGAGAGGACTTTGACGGAAATTCCCGGAGTCGATTATGTCTACTCCACCTCAATGCCCGACTTTGCTCTGGTGACGGTTCGCTACAAGGTTGGCGAAGACGCCGAGCGCAGTATGGTAAAGCTCTGGTCTACCCTGATGAAAAATATGGACAAGATGCCTCCCGGTGTCCAGTTCCCGCTCATGAAAAAGGTCTCTATCGACGATGTTCCGGTGCTTAATCTCACCTTCTGGAGCAAGACGAAGAGTCCCTATGAGCTTCGTCAGAGTGCAGTAACCGTGGCTGATGAACTGAAAAAAATAAGCAACATCGGTGATGTGGAGATAAAGGGCGGATTGAAGCGCCAGGTGAAGATTGAGCTCAACAAAGCAAAACTCCAGCAGTTCAATGTCAGTCCGATGCAGATTGCCCGCCAGATTCAGCAGGGCAACAGCCAGATGACCTCCGGTGATTTCAAGCAGATGAACGAGGAGCTTGTTGTCCGCTCGGGAAAATTTCTTGAAAGCGCTGAAGAGGTCTCCAATATTGTTGTGGGCATCTACGGATCCGCTCCGGTCTATCTGCGTGATGTCGCCACCATTGTTGACGGCCCTGAAGAGGTCAATAACTATAACTTTTTCGGTTGGGCAGCGGCAGCCCCGAAAGGTTCGGTTTCCGGAGAGTATCCTGCTGTGACGCTTACCGTAGCCAAGCGTAAAGGCGGAGATGCCTCGGTACTTGCCGACAAGGTTATGTCGAGGGTCGACGGGCTCAGAAAGACGGTTATTCCTTCAGGTATAACCGTGACTGAAACACGCAACTACGGCGCAACGGCTTCCGAAAAGGTATTCACCCTTCTTGAGCACCTACTCATGGCGGTTGTCGCGGTTACGATTGTCGTCGGCTTTTTCCTTGGATGGCGGGGCGCACTTGTGGTGCTCGCATCGGTGCCGATCACCTTTGCCCTTACGCTTCTCATCTACTACCTGCTTGATTATTCGCTCAACAGGGTAACCCTCTTTGCGCTGATTTTTGTTACCGGTATCGTTGTTGATGACTCGATCATCATTGCCGAGAACATTCACCGCCACTTTGCCATGAAGCGGCAGCCGAAGCTGCAGGCCGCCATTACCGCCATCAATGAGGTCGGAAATCCGACCATTCTGGCAACCTTTACGGTTATTGCCGCCGTGCTTCCGATGGTCTTTGTTTCAGGCCTCATGGGCCCCTATATGAGCCCTATGCCGATTGGAGCCTCGCTGGCCATGATCTTTTCGCTGCTCGTAGCCCTTATCGCTACCCCGTGGCTCTCCTATCGTCTTCTGAAAACAGAAGAGGGTCATCATGAAGAGTACGATATTACCAAAACCGGTTACTACAAGCTCTTCAACAACATTCTCTCACCCTTTATCGAGAGCAGTTTCAAGAGATGGCTTGCTTTCGGTGTGGTGGGTCTGATGCTGGTCGGAGCCATTGCGCTGGTGCCGCTGAAGGCTGTTCAGATGAAGATGCTTCCGTTTGACAACAAGAACGAGTTTCAGGTGGTTATCGATATGCCTGACGGTACATCGCTTGAGCAGACTGCAAGAGTTGCCAAGGAGGTAGCATCCTACCTGAAAACAGTTCCGGAGGTAGAGAGCTACCAGTACTATGTAGGAACCAATGCGCCGATCAATTTCAACGGTCTTGTCCGTCACTACTACCTTCGTCAGAAGGCAAACATGGCTGACATCCAGGTTAACCTTGTCCATAAGGGAGATCGCAAGGCCCAGAGCCATGATATAGCCAAACGGGTCAGGGCTGATGTCCAGAAGATTGCCCTTCGCTATAACGGCAACGCCAAGATTGTCGAGATTCCTCCAGGACCTCCTGTGCTCTCGACCCTTGTTGCTGAAATTTACGGCCCGTCACAGGAGCAGCAGATAGCACTGGCAAAACAGGTGAAGAAGGTCTTTGAAGAGACTCCCGGTGTTGTGGATGTGGACTTCCTGGTTGAAGAGGACCAGAAGGTCTATAACCTGGTGGTAAACAAGGAGCGTGCAGCGTTCCGCGGTGTCAGTGCCGAACAGATCGCCCAGACGCTGCGTATGTCGCTGGCCGGTATGGATGTCGGGGTGCTGCATACCGACAAGCAGCTTGATCCGGTTGCCATTCAGGTAAGGCTTCCGCAGTCCGGAAGAACCTCCCTGCAGGATCTCTCGGGGATATTTGTGCAGTCACAGGGTATGGGAACCCTGACAACCCGTCTTCGTGCCGGTCAGATGATTCCGCTTTCAGAGCTGGTAACAGTTCAAGAGAAAATTCAGGACAAGAGTATCTATCGCAAGGATCTGCGCAGGGTTGTCTATGTGACCGCAGATGTTGCCGGTGCGACCGAGAGCCCGGTCTATGCGATGCTTGATATGGATAAAAAGATAGAGAAGCTCAAGCTTCCCGGCGGCTACTCCATCAGTCCGCTCTACACGGGATCGGGTGTGTCGGATGATAAACTGTCGATGAAGTGGGACGGAGAGTGGCAGATTACCTTTGAGGTCTTCAGGGATCTCGGTACGGCGTTTGCTGTTGTGCTTGTCATCATCTATCTGCTGATTATCGGCTGGTTCCAGTCCTTCAAGACGCCGCTGATCATGATGATTGCCATACCGCTGAGCCTTGTAGGCATTATTCCGGGCCACTGGCTGCATGGCGCATTCTTTACCGCTACGAGCATGATCGGCATGATTGCGCTTGCCGGCATCATGGTGAGAAACTCGGTACTGCTCATTGATTTCATACAGATCCGCAGAGCGGAGGGAGCTGATCTCAAGCAGGCGGTTATTGAGTCGGCTGCGGTAAGAACCCGCCCGATCATTCTGACCTCCGGAGCCGTGGTTATCGGTTCGGTTGTCATGCTTTTTGATCCGATTTTCCAGGGTCTGGCCATCTCGCTGATCTGGGGTGGTGTGCTTTCAACCATCCTGACGCTTGTTGTGGTGCCGCTTGTCTACTATATGGCGGAAAAGAAGTCTACAGTAACTGTAAAGAATAAAAGTAAATGA
- a CDS encoding efflux RND transporter periplasmic adaptor subunit, whose amino-acid sequence MNKREMRFLLPVAFTLLVSGCGNQAGTHAVKEREPAPVAVGMLVPVRTSGEAGGREVLLVPASSVFRNGELAGVLVVGNDQRITRRWIRIGRIVKGDVVVLGGVDKGELVVGEYNPELGEGVTVIKSPKKTEEAESK is encoded by the coding sequence ATGAATAAAAGAGAGATGCGGTTTCTGCTTCCGGTTGCCTTTACCCTGCTTGTGTCGGGGTGCGGCAATCAAGCCGGGACTCATGCAGTAAAAGAGCGGGAGCCCGCACCGGTTGCGGTCGGAATGCTTGTACCTGTACGAACCAGCGGGGAGGCGGGAGGGCGTGAGGTGCTGCTTGTACCGGCCTCTTCGGTTTTCCGTAATGGAGAGCTTGCAGGTGTTCTTGTTGTTGGCAACGATCAGCGGATCACCCGCCGCTGGATCAGGATTGGACGCATCGTAAAAGGCGATGTTGTTGTCCTCGGGGGAGTAGATAAGGGAGAGCTTGTGGTGGGAGAGTATAACCCGGAGCTTGGTGAAGGAGTAACTGTAATAAAGAGTCCGAAAAAGACTGAGGAGGCAGAGAGCAAATGA
- a CDS encoding TolC family protein produces MKVYKALIACCVAGALGSPQQAAAGDKTMKLSLSEALTMARENNYTIKAARSKVDQAEARIVQSRQSYLPKVTLSETFVVTNDPGAALVLKLQQNSVQQSDFMPEKLNNADIINDFNTSIQVMQPVYNADAAIGRKMAFTAKTAQEHMTARTEESIGLQVTRVYYGLILARKNIDAIEQSIRTMQAHSNEAARGFSAGLLPKSDKLSTDVRLSELLEQKMMMHDEIKNATDALKVMLRLDSGVTIVPTGDLVIDRVLPSSSDKAVSENRSDLKAYETYQQVARLQEEMIRASKRPRLNAFLQTNLHSDNIFSGGSSWALGMNMQWTIFDGMATAGRIQEAKAQEREAMYNYEAAKSGSIAEVEKSMRSLKTSRARIAVAQKSLEEARVSLDYISSQFKTGMAMTFELLMREQAHTYAKMRLNQAKFDYCMAKSELAYYRGN; encoded by the coding sequence ATGAAGGTCTACAAGGCGTTGATCGCTTGTTGTGTTGCAGGTGCTCTCGGCTCTCCGCAACAGGCAGCAGCCGGCGATAAAACAATGAAACTCTCTTTATCCGAAGCCCTTACGATGGCTCGTGAAAACAATTACACCATCAAAGCCGCACGCAGCAAGGTTGACCAGGCTGAGGCAAGGATTGTCCAGAGCCGTCAGTCATACCTGCCGAAAGTGACTTTGTCTGAGACTTTTGTTGTTACCAACGATCCCGGCGCTGCACTGGTTCTGAAGCTTCAGCAGAACAGTGTTCAGCAATCCGATTTTATGCCGGAAAAGCTCAATAATGCTGATATCATAAACGACTTCAACACCTCCATTCAGGTCATGCAGCCGGTTTACAATGCCGATGCGGCCATAGGCAGGAAGATGGCTTTTACAGCCAAAACTGCCCAGGAGCATATGACCGCCCGAACCGAGGAGTCTATCGGACTTCAGGTTACCAGAGTCTATTACGGTCTTATTCTTGCCCGAAAAAATATTGATGCCATCGAGCAGTCGATCCGGACCATGCAGGCGCACAGCAATGAGGCCGCCAGGGGGTTCAGTGCCGGTTTACTGCCCAAATCAGACAAGCTCTCCACTGATGTGCGCCTCTCCGAGCTGCTTGAGCAGAAAATGATGATGCATGATGAGATCAAAAATGCAACGGATGCGCTGAAGGTGATGCTGCGCCTTGATTCCGGAGTGACAATTGTTCCTACCGGTGATCTGGTTATTGACCGAGTACTTCCTTCAAGCAGTGATAAAGCGGTTTCCGAAAACCGTTCCGATCTCAAGGCTTACGAAACCTATCAGCAGGTGGCACGCTTGCAGGAGGAGATGATCCGGGCTTCGAAGCGTCCCCGTTTGAATGCATTCCTTCAGACCAACCTGCACAGCGATAATATTTTCAGTGGCGGTTCCAGCTGGGCGCTCGGTATGAATATGCAGTGGACCATTTTTGACGGTATGGCGACCGCCGGTCGTATTCAGGAGGCGAAAGCACAGGAGCGGGAGGCGATGTATAACTATGAAGCGGCAAAGAGCGGCAGTATTGCTGAAGTTGAAAAGTCGATGCGCTCGCTGAAAACATCGAGAGCCAGAATCGCCGTTGCCCAGAAATCGCTCGAAGAGGCCAGGGTAAGTCTTGACTATATCAGTTCGCAGTTCAAGACCGGTATGGCCATGACCTTTGAACTTCTGATGCGCGAACAGGCCCACACCTACGCCAAAATGAGGCTGAACCAGGCGAAATTCGATTACTGCATGGCCAAAAGCGAGCTGGCTTACTACAGGGGAAACTAA
- a CDS encoding metal-sensitive transcriptional regulator — protein sequence MKDVIMRLKRVAGQIEGLTRMIEREEECSQIITQFQAAKAALDNTFSLVLHRNLKGCMSQGDSESVEKILKLISKQ from the coding sequence ATGAAAGATGTGATTATGAGACTGAAAAGAGTTGCCGGTCAGATTGAGGGATTGACAAGGATGATTGAGCGAGAGGAGGAGTGCAGTCAGATCATCACGCAGTTCCAGGCCGCCAAGGCAGCTCTTGACAATACCTTTTCGCTGGTACTTCACCGTAACCTCAAGGGTTGTATGAGTCAAGGTGACTCGGAGAGTGTCGAAAAGATTTTAAAACTTATTTCAAAACAGTAA
- a CDS encoding rhodanese-like domain-containing protein, with the protein MKNSQEISPTKALALIKKGALLLDVREPKEVSKKSFDVSNVLQIPLRDLKKRLREIPVDRKVVIACHVGNRGMIAARFLVNNGYSKVVNMQHGIAGWEKEGLPVRKELKTATGSWFRKLFSRMS; encoded by the coding sequence ATGAAAAACAGTCAGGAAATCAGCCCCACCAAAGCTCTTGCCTTGATTAAAAAAGGCGCACTGCTTCTCGATGTCCGTGAGCCGAAGGAGGTTTCAAAAAAATCTTTTGACGTTTCCAATGTCTTACAGATTCCCTTGCGCGACCTGAAAAAGAGGTTGCGGGAGATACCGGTTGACCGCAAAGTTGTGATTGCCTGTCACGTAGGGAATCGAGGCATGATAGCTGCCCGTTTTCTGGTGAACAACGGCTACTCCAAAGTGGTTAATATGCAGCATGGAATTGCCGGTTGGGAAAAAGAGGGGCTTCCGGTCAGAAAAGAGCTGAAAACGGCAACCGGGTCATGGTTCAGGAAGCTTTTCAGCAGGATGTCATAA
- the argH gene encoding argininosuccinate lyase, with protein sequence MSKNKELLWQSRFSEPFDRGALLFSSSVHVDKKLYREDIRGSVAHVTMLAEEGIVSDTDAAQIIAGLGEIEVELSSGTLVPEWEDEDIHTVIENRLKEKIGVVAGKLHSGRSRNDQVATDTRLYMRRQIEELQKAIGGLLGVLVEKAETHRDTIIFGYTHLQRAQPISAGHYYLAYFNMFLRDRDRLGDLMKRVNISPLGAAAFAGSTLPLNAKRSAELLGFDDLFANSIDAVSDRDTVIEFISACSVIMMHLSRFAEDLILWSSYEFGYLEISDAFATGSSIMPQKKNADIAELVRGKTGRVYGNLMAMLTIMKGLPLSYNRDMQEDKQPLFDSAETTLGSVEIFARLLEHTRLKEERLAKLTNEDLSLATEIAEYLVRKQVPFRDAHRITGKIVTWSIASGVTLPNIPIEQFREFSEAIESDIYPALKADASVNSKKSHGSCSCNSVAEQIVEAKKKL encoded by the coding sequence ATGAGCAAGAATAAAGAACTACTCTGGCAGAGCCGATTTTCAGAACCCTTTGACCGGGGCGCTCTCCTCTTCTCTTCCTCGGTTCATGTTGACAAGAAGCTCTATCGTGAGGATATCAGAGGCTCCGTTGCCCATGTCACCATGCTTGCTGAAGAGGGTATCGTCAGTGATACAGATGCTGCACAGATCATTGCAGGACTCGGCGAAATTGAAGTGGAGTTGAGCAGCGGAACCCTTGTTCCTGAATGGGAAGATGAGGATATCCATACGGTTATTGAAAACCGGCTCAAGGAGAAAATCGGGGTCGTAGCCGGCAAGCTCCACTCCGGACGAAGCCGCAACGACCAGGTTGCAACCGATACCCGTCTCTATATGCGCCGCCAGATTGAAGAGCTTCAGAAAGCCATCGGAGGTCTGCTGGGCGTGCTTGTCGAAAAAGCGGAAACCCACCGCGACACCATCATTTTCGGCTATACCCACCTGCAGCGGGCCCAACCGATATCTGCCGGGCATTACTACCTGGCTTATTTCAATATGTTCCTCCGTGACCGTGACCGTCTCGGGGACCTCATGAAGCGGGTCAATATCTCTCCACTCGGTGCAGCGGCCTTTGCCGGCAGCACCCTGCCGCTCAATGCAAAGCGCAGTGCCGAGCTGCTTGGCTTTGACGATCTCTTTGCAAACAGCATTGATGCCGTCAGCGATCGCGATACGGTCATCGAGTTCATCTCCGCCTGTTCGGTCATCATGATGCACCTCTCCCGGTTTGCCGAAGATCTGATTCTCTGGAGCTCCTACGAGTTCGGCTATCTTGAGATCAGCGATGCCTTTGCAACCGGCTCCTCCATTATGCCGCAAAAGAAAAATGCCGATATCGCCGAACTGGTCAGAGGAAAAACCGGCCGGGTCTATGGCAATCTCATGGCAATGCTGACCATCATGAAAGGACTGCCGCTCTCCTATAACCGCGACATGCAGGAGGACAAACAGCCACTGTTTGACAGTGCTGAAACAACGCTCGGCAGTGTTGAAATTTTTGCTCGCCTGCTCGAGCATACCCGCCTCAAGGAGGAACGACTTGCAAAACTGACCAATGAGGATCTCAGCCTTGCTACTGAAATCGCCGAATACCTTGTCCGCAAGCAGGTTCCTTTCCGTGACGCTCACCGCATCACCGGAAAAATCGTTACCTGGAGCATAGCTTCCGGTGTAACCCTGCCGAACATCCCGATTGAACAGTTCAGAGAGTTCTCCGAAGCAATTGAATCGGATATCTATCCGGCGCTTAAAGCCGATGCAAGTGTGAATTCCAAAAAATCACATGGAAGCTGTTCATGTAACTCGGTGGCCGAGCAGATCGTTGAGGCAAAAAAAAAGCTTTAA
- a CDS encoding C1 family peptidase, giving the protein MDQSAENRGPGMGWLPDYPDFRDYTAEHNKVSTDLKQLGQKNSVKSMLSQVGVTKPAPALASSADLRPWCSPVENQLTIGSCTAHAGIGIVEYFERRAFGKHTDASRLFLYKTTRNLLRWRGDSGAFIRSTMGALVLFGVPPEEYYPYVVTDFDKEPSAFCYAYAQSFQAISYYRLDSPGIGEKELLKTIKSNLSAGLPSMFGFTVFSSVVQAAKSGMIPFPAAGEKVVGGHAVVAVGYDDSIRIKNSSIEAKETKGALLIRNSWGCGWGMEGYGWLPYEYVLKGVAIDWWSLLKNEWIDTGIFKA; this is encoded by the coding sequence ATGGATCAGTCAGCAGAAAACAGAGGTCCGGGAATGGGATGGCTGCCGGACTATCCCGATTTCAGGGACTACACGGCCGAGCATAATAAAGTCTCAACAGACCTCAAGCAATTGGGTCAGAAAAACTCCGTCAAGAGTATGCTTTCACAGGTCGGTGTAACAAAACCTGCTCCCGCTCTTGCTTCTTCCGCAGATTTGCGGCCATGGTGTTCCCCTGTAGAAAACCAGCTTACCATTGGTTCCTGCACGGCACACGCCGGCATTGGAATCGTCGAGTATTTCGAGCGCCGGGCCTTTGGCAAGCATACCGATGCCTCCAGGCTTTTCCTCTACAAGACTACTCGAAACCTGCTCCGATGGCGTGGAGATTCCGGGGCGTTTATCCGCTCCACCATGGGTGCACTGGTCCTTTTCGGTGTGCCGCCGGAAGAGTACTACCCCTATGTTGTTACTGATTTCGATAAAGAGCCCTCAGCGTTCTGCTACGCCTATGCACAAAGTTTTCAGGCAATAAGCTACTACCGTCTGGACTCGCCCGGAATCGGGGAAAAAGAGCTGCTGAAAACGATCAAATCAAATCTTTCGGCCGGTCTCCCCTCAATGTTCGGCTTCACGGTATTCAGCTCTGTTGTACAGGCAGCAAAATCCGGCATGATACCATTTCCTGCAGCAGGTGAAAAAGTTGTCGGAGGCCATGCCGTTGTTGCTGTCGGCTATGATGACTCCATCAGGATCAAAAACAGCTCCATCGAAGCAAAAGAGACAAAAGGAGCCCTGCTGATCAGAAACTCCTGGGGCTGCGGCTGGGGTATGGAGGGGTACGGCTGGCTCCCCTATGAATATGTACTGAAAGGCGTTGCTATTGACTGGTGGTCGCTTTTGAAAAACGAGTGGATCGACACCGGCATCTTCAAGGCATAG
- a CDS encoding class I SAM-dependent methyltransferase, whose product MNGNWNITEKFNNEAALWDSDPRRRALAEAVAAALIARCTPGKAMQALEAGCGTGLVTMAISPLVKQLTAIDTSQEMLSILQDKIRSLEVSNIETALLDLSSPSVTFEREQSFDLIYSSMTLHHIRDTAGFLCRIATLLAPGGTIAIADLEREDGHFHDNPDEEVHHGFDRTELTKLMNAAGLQDVSFDTIYTVSKKSSEGKTTEYPVFLCTATKR is encoded by the coding sequence ATGAACGGTAACTGGAACATTACTGAAAAATTCAATAATGAAGCGGCCTTGTGGGATAGTGATCCCCGCCGAAGGGCGCTTGCCGAGGCTGTCGCTGCAGCGTTAATTGCGAGATGCACCCCAGGAAAAGCCATGCAGGCCCTTGAAGCAGGCTGCGGAACCGGGCTTGTAACGATGGCAATTTCTCCGCTCGTGAAGCAGTTGACTGCCATCGACACCTCACAGGAGATGCTGAGCATTCTTCAGGATAAGATCCGATCCCTTGAGGTCAGCAATATTGAAACCGCTCTTCTTGACCTCTCCTCACCTTCCGTAACCTTTGAACGGGAACAATCATTCGATCTGATCTACAGCAGCATGACGCTCCACCATATCAGGGATACAGCAGGTTTTCTCTGCCGTATCGCGACGCTGCTTGCTCCGGGTGGCACCATTGCCATTGCGGATCTTGAGCGTGAGGACGGCCACTTTCATGATAACCCTGACGAAGAAGTTCATCACGGATTTGATCGCACAGAGCTGACAAAGCTCATGAATGCAGCGGGTTTACAGGACGTTTCGTTCGACACCATTTACACCGTGAGCAAGAAAAGCAGTGAGGGAAAAACAACAGAGTATCCCGTATTCCTCTGCACAGCAACAAAAAGGTAA